A genomic window from Papaver somniferum cultivar HN1 unplaced genomic scaffold, ASM357369v1 unplaced-scaffold_15, whole genome shotgun sequence includes:
- the LOC113335794 gene encoding UDP-glycosyltransferase 79B8-like translates to MSTSNNSMNKTATFHAAMYPWFAMGHLTPFLHLSNKFAEKGNIVSFFSPRKTIPKLQKFNLHPNLITFYPLDVPHVDGLPHGAETMSDVHISIGDLLNKAFYLLKDHVHSLLIDLKPNFVFYDFASWIPSFTTPLGIKSIHHTVVSAASIAYLLVPSRELDSASLARMSSNGEDITNTELKLMGPPPGFPLNTPLMLHLHEVQTISSFVTRVDEFTGLSFFERLTNSMKACDLISIRTCREVEGPYCDYIETQYEKPVLLTGPALPEKLTEPLEEKLANWLGVFGPGSVLYCAFGSEWLLRKDQFQELVLGFELTEMPFLVALKPPIGCTTVEEALPEGFEERVRQRGVVHGGWVQQQQILAHPSVGCFVTHCGFGSMWEALMSHCQIVLMPQLGDQFLNTRILTGDLKVGVEVERREEDGWFTKESFSRLVKGVMDETNPVGIEIRENHNKLRERLSSNALENSYNDNLINKLHDFM, encoded by the coding sequence ATGAGTACCAGTAACAACAGCATGAACAAGACAGCAACATTTCATGCAGCCATGTATCCATGGTTTGCCATGGGTCACCTAACTCCGTTTCTTCATCTCTCTAACAAATTTGCTGAGAAGGGTAACATAGTTTCTTTCTTTTCTCCAAGAAAAACAAtccccaaattacaaaaatttAACTTGCATCCTAATCTCATCACGTTCTATCCTCTTGATGTTCCACACGTCGATGGCCTTCCTCATGGCGCCGAAACCATGTCTGATGTTCACATCTCTATCGGTGACCTCCTAAACAAAGCCTTTTATCTTCTGAAAGACCACGTCCATTCTCTTCTTATCGATCTTAAACCAAATTTCGTGTTTTATGATTTTGCGAGTTGGATACCTTCCTTTACAACTCCTCTTGGCATCAAATCCATTCATCATACAGTTGTCAGCGCAGCTTCAATAGCATACCTGTTAGTGCCTTCCCGTGAGCTTGATTCAGCAAGCCTTGCACGTATGTCTTCCAATGGTGAAGACATAACTAATACCGAACTTAAATTAATGGGTCCTCCTCCTGGTTTTCCGCTTAATACTCCTCTGATGCTTCATCTCCACGAGGTTCAAACCATTTCATCGTTTGTCACTCGAGTGGATGAATTCACAGGTTTATCTTTCTTCGAACGGCTGACGAATTCAATGAAAGCATGTGATTTGATTTCTATCCGAACGTGTAGGGAGGTCGAGGGTCCGTACTGTGACTACATTGAGACTCAGTATGAGAAACCAGTGTTGCTGACAGGTCCTGCACTACCAGAAAAACTCACAGAACCATTAGAAGAAAAATTGGCTAACTGGCTAGGTGTGTTTGGTCCAGGATCGGTTCTTTACTGTGCATTCGGAAGTGAATGGCTGCTAAGAAAAGACCAGTTCCAAGAATTGGTTCTCGGCTTCGAACTCACGGAAATGCCTTTTCTCGTAGCACTGAAACCACCAATCGGTTGTACCACGGTAGAAGAAGCATTACCAGAAGGGTTCGAGGAAAGGGTTCGACAGAGAGGAGTGGTTCATGGAGGATGGGTCCAACAACAGCAGATATTGGCGCATCCTTCAGTCGGATGTTTCGTAACACATTGTGGGTTTGGGTCAATGTGGGAAGCCCTAATGAGCCATTGCCAAATTGTACTTATGCCACAATTGGGAGATCAGTTTTTGAACACGAGAATATTAACAGGGGATTTGAAGGTCGGAGTAGAGGtggaaaggagagaagaagatgGTTGGTTTACTAAAGAGAGTTTTAGTAGGTTAGTGAAAGGAGTAATGGATGAAACAAATCCAGTCGGGATCGAGATCAGAGAAAATCATAACAAGTTGAGAGAGAGATTGTCAAGTAATGCTCTTGAAAATTCTTATAATGATAATCTCATCAATAAGTTACATGATTTCATGTAA